In Lytechinus variegatus isolate NC3 chromosome 13, Lvar_3.0, whole genome shotgun sequence, the DNA window CAATCATAATTCATGGAAATATGCAACCTTTAGATAAATTTTCACATAAATTGTGATTGCTAGTTTTAGTTCATACAGGTATCAAATGTACATCAAAGACCAAATCGAGACCTTGAACAACATTGACATGCCATGCCACCCACAACTCCTTTGAATTCTGAAGATTTTGAAAGGTTTTACACAATATGTGTCTCCACTTCTGAATATTTGTGGCATTTTATAATGATATCTCTCACCTAATCACCTATCATACATGAAAAATGGCTTATTATCTCTAACTTCTTCAAATCGTTGGCTTCTCACCAGAAGGGACTTGGGGTGATTTTtacaatttacaattattattatttttttttcaaatattgaaagattACACTTTCGGTTGTCCAATaatggatgtttttttttagatttcaagTATCAGCAAATTAAAAGGGCATGATAAAGATTTCGTGATAGTTATGAGTCCCTTGTGAGTAGCCAACAAAATAACAGCACTGTCAACAAACAGGAATCTAAAGGGAAAGCGGTCTTTAGAAATGAAAGTCCTTAAGcattaaaaattttttttttaggtccaTGATGTTGAGATTTGATGAAGAAGGATGCCCGTGCCTACAGGATCGTCAGACCCTACATCAGTAATGGATAAATAAGTCCTTAATCGTTAAATTTTTTTCTGTAGGTCCATGATGTTGAAAGAGATTTGATGAAGAAGGATGCCCGTGCCTACAGGATCGTCAGACCCAACATCAGTAATGAATAAATATCGCAACAATGTCACTGTCCTTGCAGACTCAAGATCGAGTAAGCAGTCTCCCtcttcattttaattttgtttttggttgctctggcgacaattccTACGCTCTGTGGAGCGTCATGACCCAGTGGaatagtctccggactctgaaacagagggtcgtgggttcgattcccagccatggcgtaatttccttcagcaaggaattcatccacagtgtgctgcactctacccaggtgaggtaaatgggtaccggcaggaagcaattcctcaaaaagctgtgtgcacctgaataggtagcctagtttagccgggtaataatagcagggcccagcTGGGataacagttttcggaactgaagtggctactcTGGGTAgatatcagagctgccaagtagtactgattttcagtatttagtactgaaaatagagaagaatactgatggtctcatgcaaaatactgatttcttaagtttcagtttatgtgttgtcctatggtattcctgtgaatatactaatttcctcaccaaaatactgattttcagccttgaaaatactgaaattttcttgttcaggttggcagctctaaaatatactgttattaatattattactcTAAAATACACTGCATTAATCAAATGACCAACTTTAACCCTTGGTTTATCAAGTAaacctaaccctacatcttggAGAAAATTTAGTCCAGAGCAATTGTATGAGCCAATGTTGTGTCACCTAATTAAGATATGAagctctttctttattttgcagtGTGCTTTTAGTGTTTTCATCCTTATTGAGTAAAATACTAAACTACCCTTTGCATTATACATGTtctactccctggggagcatttcctGCAATTTCCAACCTATGTTATACCATCTGGCATGGCGTTTCTTGACGCATGCTTACTCTTAGGAAGTCTCTAgggaacaaaaatattttgtttactgAACATTTTGTTCTGTGCTTTTAGCATTTcaagtgagtaaaaaaaatgtaagctAATATGTAAATGTCAAAATTCATGGAACATGGAagataaatcaacattttaattTGCATTCTATACCATCTGACAATACATGTAGAACCATTATCTTTAATACTCCTTAAGTAGTGATTATGCTCTTCCAAAAGACTGACTATATATCAGTTCCTTGATTTGTTCcaaagaaatgaaattcataTCGGTGCTTCAAAGTTTTtgcatgtatgtcatttttagaaaaaagtcACATTGGGTATTGTCATATCCAACCAGACATAGTGATTAGACCACTCTTTATTGCCCTGGATTTGCTGGGCTACCATTTATGATGGGGGGATTTAAAGCTACGCACTTCGTTTTCAAAGGATAAAAACTATGCCAATTTCAgtatttgaacaaattatctttcactaatttgtggcaaataTTGTAAAGATCATAAACCATAGAAGAAAATTGCGCAAAATTCACGTTATACTAAATTCCCGCCGTATTTTCCGACCCCCTCTTGATTTTGCTTAGATTTTGCcacccgatgtagaaggggtcgtAAAGCTatgcactcgatttatcatgcaaaaaaatagtatttcctgtgcctcagtTTCTAAAATATATACACATTATTATAgaatatatgaaattaaagtGAATATACCTCTGAAATTCCAAACAGTTCTTGGTTTTCtgtgcatttagagatttattgcagcctttgttgaaaaaatgaatagaaattgttcgtcactctgcagtcacagttccacatacagagtgcgcatttgccattgaaaattgCCTGCGCGATGAGCGGTGCatagctttaggacccgcgcagctttaggacccccgACCATACAGTgcttattttattcacagaatTCCTTGCTACTGACTCCTATAGGCCCAtttacacctgggtggagagtggcattTATAGATTCATGCCTTGGCCTTATAAAGCCGTCATTGCCAGGGTGGGATTAAAAGAAATTTGCAGAATGATGATACGACTATGAGGAGAACCAAGTTGAAAGTATCTCCACTGTTGCCTGATGTATCAAAGATTGATTGTTCCTTGGTTTATTTTTCTACTAGGAACAATCAAGTTTTGATATTGGCAAATACTTGTGGAGTTCTTTGATAAACACTTGGGATGTTTCTAAAAGCTGAAAAGATCTGACTGCAATCATCAGCCACAAACTGGGTAGTGTGCTTAGAAATAGCCTTGCTTGAATATCATGAGAGAGAGGAATTGACCACTACACATAACCTGAAGGGCAAGTTAATGAGTGGTATTCTGATAGGAATGCTTTAGTTAGACCACATTTTTAGGGAGTGCCAAGAAAAATCATTCTTATCCTGCTgcaaaaatgttataaaaaaaatttgtgagtcgtgaaaggggaagaaaatatgaacaaaataaaaacatgaattttaatgaaataatcgATACTTTAAAATTTCCTCAAATATGGGGGagaaattttttaaagttaagaCTAGggttaaacctaggtttaattATCAGAATATCACTCacaggcccatattctgaagtcgggtataacttaaactcaggtttaaagttgtggtttaggTATGGATAgcaaattgttacataaatcactaagagatatcatatttcagctcatctggctctcaaatcattcaaaattgtttAAGAAATATAGATGGttttcttcaccatcgatgaatcaggaaagggcacagtaaacataaaaaacatacagcttaataaaaaaaaaacttttggctttctataattttagcacagaggtctaagttaaacctgactttagaATACGGCCATAGTTTTCAGCAAGTATAATGATATGTTGATATGATtggaaaatttgtatttcacATGTTTTGTTTGAGGGtactttattcaaaattttcttcatgTATTTTCCCTTCATATTTTAGCTGATGAAACCCGGTTGAAAGCTGCTCAGGAGATTAGTGAAAATTTTGAGGTAAGACTGCATTTGCCACAATTACTCTTCTCTTTAAACCAATATTTTAACAGTAGAAGGTGAACTTTGACCCAAAACACTGTGTGCATTCCATGTCATGTTGAGATAGAATGATGTAGTAAATGTTTCGTAAAGAGTTTCCAACAGTGACAACAATTTATGactcaaatgatttttaaaatacataagttgataaaatgttgatttttcatgatgctAACACTTATGCGCCATTTTGTGCCTTctgacaaaattttcatttttaatcagTGAATTTTTATGTTCTTAATCGCAATATGGAAAGATAAGCGTTAATTGAAACAGCTTTTATTTATAGGAATGGCACAACCCctggaaatatatatatatatttttttgaagtattttgttttcctttttgcttattacatgtatattctgtgtgtgaatacTAGCCTTCATGAGAACAGAAAAACTGCATTAATAGTGTCTCCTAATGGAGACACACATGTATAACGTAAAGGGATTTCCGTAGTTATGCTattcatttgtcattttctGTACCCCTTTTTCAGGTGATCATCTCGTCATCTCAGTACCATAGCTTCCTGGAGACGGCTATCCCACAATTCCTGAGAGTCTTGAAAGATGAGAAGCCTCAATTCATTGCTGAATCACCACTCCAGGTATGGTGGCTTTCATCTTTGTGTTGGATGGAAAGCatagatttttgttttaaacaattgttttgaGTTGAAAATTTTCCGATCggcatgatcatgataatgccAACCATTACAATGTCATCACGTTACAAtagcagacctgccaaccagtacgattTTACTCGTATTAGTACGATTGCAAATTCAAATACGAGTATacaatttttccttattttgatACGATTTTCTATAGAAATCATAATGATCTACGTCTTTTTTAGTGTTTCtggaataacataattattctaGCATATATGGCATTCGGTAGTATGTTGCACTCAGATTGTAGTGCTCTTGTAGCTTCCTTGTGAGTGTTTTTGTACGCAGTGTATGTGATATCATGCTTCATATCTCCACTCACTCCTCTTGAGCGTGCGCTCACAACACAACTGCAGTACAGGTAAAAGACAATGATATAAGACAGGTAAAATGCAATGATATCATACACACCATTAGGACTTTCATCTTTggtggaaggaaaaaaaaaacagtgcaGTAAGGTATACAATATATGATATGTAAAAATCATGCTATATTCGCCTTGAACTGTTGCCTTCTCTGTTGGGtcaggattaaaaaaaagttgattattTGATGGAATGCCACTGAATTTATATCGTTGACAGCACCTGCGGAAGCTTCTGCTGGAGTTGCTCCATCGGATGCCGACCAACGAGCAGCTGAGGCAGTTTGTCAGGCAGATCCTGGAGCTGATGTTCACTCTCCTTGAAACAGAGAATGAAGAGAATGTCTTGGTCTGTCTGAAGATCATCATCGAGCTTCACAAGTATTACAGACCAACCATGCAGCCAGAGGTAAGCGAgaccattgcataaaacttcaccaaaaatgtaatgtaattttgttattaaagagaaattccagtagttgcagtaaacactgatttcatgagaaagtctgtaaaacaattcttaattgtcagtatatcatcgaggatctagatctggtatagtaacattaactgaactttgtgaatcttgaaatctacgctgaaaaagttcacaccgaagatccccaacacagataagcgcacatgggacaatgtataattattgcttagagcgtcgggcccgacgctctacccgaatcctgtgcttatttgctgatttctcagcaattacacaatttcatcCAGAAACCTTttgcacatgcgttttatttatacaaacagacactttggtggtcatttcattggattctgtacgaactcgttttgatatcgttaccaaaactagcatttacctttaatggcAATTGCCATGATGGTTACAGGCTTCAACACCCAAAAAAGGTTTCAAAGGTTTCTGTTGTACATTAGTTGCATTTGATGGCAATGTTAACAAACATTGGTAACTTTTATGAAGCAGGGCATGCTAAAGATAGAATGGAAAGATGAAATAGTgacgtaaaaatgaaaaatgaaagggtGGCAACAAGAAGAAACAAACAAGTCAGAGTGATTAAGACATGATCTTATATTAGCACTTCATCTTAAGTTAAAAAATTTCTATGTCTCGTACCAATGCAGTTATACTTTCAGTAGGGGTGTTATGTGCTGGTGCAATTTTACAAAGGCCTTGGATATTTCTGTGACAAAGCATAACAAACGAAGAAGACATACTGTAAAATGAATGTAGGAAATTACCTGACAAGTCTTCTCCccgaaaagaataaaaaagcgGAACAGAAAGGGAAATGTATTTCCTCTTCAATACGAAATAGTTTCTTGATGTGAttatattttctcaaaatatcaacaaaaaatataatttcaataattaattgttttattcctattattttcattttttcatataggTTCAACACTTCTTGCAGTTTGTCAAGTCTGTTTACAAGGATATTCAAGTCAACATAGTAAGAAAATTCTTGTTTTCACACATTGCTGCTGATGTAAAGTTAAAAGTCCACAAATAACCCAATATTCTTAATCTATAGCAGTAGGGATATTCAGAACTTGTGTATGTAGAATAATGTACATAAGAGCGCAGTTTCATTTGAAAGTTTTCTGTTGAATTATAGTAATACTAAtgctataaaaaaattatttcatcgTACCAATTCAtgctggtgggtgtttcatgaagctgttggTAAGTTATGAGTTGCTTTACAATGTCtgttgatcctttcttgtgccaCATAGTGTATCCCTAGATGTTGCTGCCTTAGATCCTTTTTTCGTAAAGTCGTGCGCTAACTTTatgaagagctttatgaaacacccgccgggggagggggggtgcacaaaaatttgattatgaCTTAGGCataaaaggcatgactgcattggtcagatcacgCCAAGAGGAAGCatactactgcgtattgattaATAAGATTGCATGTTTCATATCATATATGCTTTGTTATTTCATTGTGACTCTTCACAATAAATctttgtgaaccccccccccccccggtggcTTTTGCGAGACATGTCACATCTTTTCAGTAATATCTCTCTCTGACTTGTTCCTCCGTCAATCTCGTTTTTTTCCAGAAAACCTATTTTCTTGATGTGATACCGGGTACCCCAGCCCCAGACCCTATGAACATCCAGCTGTTTGTAGATAAGGCTGGTTTCTCATGTCAGACTATCATCACTATACAGCAAGCAGATGGGCAGAAAGTACAGGTAAGTGGATACTGCTCTTCTTTCTGGTTGATATCATCCACACCATCATCAGTGGTGTCATTCACGGCAGCAGCAGCATCACCCTTggcaacaccaccatcatcatcattatcctaatactcctcctcctcatcatcaccatcatcatcatcattatcctcctactcctcatcattatcatcatcatcaccaccactactatcatcatcatcattatcctcctcatcatcaccatcatcattatcctcctcctcctcctcattatcaccatcatcatcatcatctttatcctcctactcatcattatcatcatcatcaccaccactactatcatcattatcctcgtcatcatcatcaccagcaccatttaattgaatttgaaGTTTTACTTTGAAGGAAAACATTGTATATGAATTTCAGAAACAGAGATATGTGAAATCTTGAGATAAAACACACTATgaatatacaacaaaattagTTTAGTGTAGATCTTGAGGGATCGAGGCACAGCAAGcttatttgaaatttattttctatacATGTTTAATAGTTGTGTCTATtgtattacatgcattttgCATTTGATTATGTGGAGAAAAATGTAATGaagaatttctttgaaaaaaaatcttctgttgatatttacaatttatttgtacatttctgtttcattttattttcagcaaaCAATCTTGCCGAAAGGTGTGAATTCCTTAAAGGTACTTGCTGAGTATCCGATCATAGTGGTTCTTATGTATCAGCTCTATAAGCAGAATGTACACAACGTAGTTGCAGACTTTATACCATTGGTCATGAATACTATAGGATTACAACCCACACAGCAGGCAAGGTAAGAGAGACAACATCAATTCACCAACTGTCTCGTGCTTTCATTTACTTCTTTCTCCTCTGTCTTTCATTCTATCTTTTTCCGCTTTCTATTTTTAAACCTTCCTGctcttttattctatttgtccgtctttctttctcttcatctttaccccacccctctctcttcctccctctTTTTCATCACCATTTTAATTGCTCCCCTCCCCCATCTCTCTCAGCATGCTCACAATTTCTCTTACCGTTGACATTGTGAGATACCATATTTAGACCTGCAATTAACCTATTAGCCCACACCCTCTCTACACACCCACAAAACACATGGTATCAtgtagatgaatgaatgaatggatgaatgaatgaatggatgaatgaatgaatggatgaatgaatgaactaatgaaaagatattttttaaaataggcAATTAAAGAAATATTGTGAGGATAATGCGAAAATGAGAGTAAAGCATGTGAACGACTGTATTTCCTTGTTATTTTGTCTACTTAGAGCCTCACCCAATTTCAACAAGGAGATGTATGTGGATTTCATCGCTGCCCAGATCAAGACTCTATCATTCTTGGCCTATATTATCAAGATATATCAGGTAATATCCAGAATAATGCATGGTTGACTTTGCCATTCTGGGCATATCAATAAGATATAGCAGGcaatataaagaaataatgtATGTTCAACTTGATAACATTCTTGGATTAACATCAAGATCTAACAGGTACTATACAGAAGTAACACATGTTTGCCTTTATCATTCTTGGCTCATATCATCAGGATATTTTATACTGGgtaatataaagaaatattgccTGGTTGCCATTTTCATTCTTGGCATATCATCAAGATATACAAGGTTATATGCAAAAATAGCACCTGCTTGACAATATGAGGAAAAATGCTTGCTTGACTCTTTCCTTCATGGCATATCATGAAGATATACCAGgcaatataaacaaatattgccTGTTTGTCTGTATCATTATTGGCTTATTATCAAAGTATACTTGGTATATAAAGAAATAATGCCTGACTGTTGACTTCAATGCGTTTGGCTAATATCATCAATATATACTAGTTAATACAAAAATAGCacatgtttgtttttatcattcttGGCTCATATCAGCGGGATATTGTTCGTCTTAACATTCTTTGCTTATTATTGAGATATACTGGATGATATACAGAAATAATACCTGTTCAACATGAGGCctttacatgtatcatgtacAGTAGATATGCATAATGGAGCTTGTTTTCTGCAGACATTTGTTGTGATATGAATTGTCCATCTAACAATAAAGAATAAAAGGTATTAATATAgctttattaaaacaaaaatctatTCGTAAGTGCACTAGTTACTATTATCAACCAGGCTTTGATGTGTTCAATTATTTAATCCTGCTTGGTATCCCATTCAACCCACccaggttgagtgcagcacattgtgtaTAAATATGATTCTATATTGTCTATATtgcattttgttattttgaattgACTAATTTAGGTTTTTTATGCAAGTCAGATTTCATCAAGACCcctctccccccaaaaaaaaaattgtcacagTGCGAAATCTATATTTTTAGACATTAAACATTAAATAcatcataatgaaatattacattgtctttaatgaattattactgtAAGGTTTTTGTTATAGATTTGACAAATTCAAATATGGGTACCCCAAAATTATAGATAATTAAGAATATCCACCACTCTGAAcctatataataatgatgaattccattttgttttgatattttcaggATTTGGTGAACTCGTATGCCCCACAGATGGTGAAAGGCATGCTGGGACTGTTTGGTAATTGTCCGAGTGAGGTAGCTCATCTGCGTAAAGAACTCTTGATCGCGGCTCGGCATATACTTGGCACCGATCTAAGGAACAGTAAGTCACTATGTAATACACTCCGTAGATGAAGATGTGTATAGTCGTCAAGTCACGTCAATGAATTCACTTTCAGTACATATGTTTGGATTACTGCATATTCATCATTGTATTTcatatgtttgtttttgttaaatttttcagAGTTTGTTCCGAGTATTGATAAGCTGTTTGAGGAGCATGTTTTGGTTGGCAGTGGATGGACAAGCAAGGAATCCCTGAGGTGAGGAGctgatttattcatttccttttttcattctgCCTGTTTTCCTTccatgttatcattttttaacaTTGCTCCCAATATGTTATTCACTTTGGAAGTGACCATCAGTGAAAACAGTATCAATAACTCAATATTTCAAACAGTAATTAAAAGGcaattccaccccaacaagaaaatgatttgaagaaaaagagatttaaaaaaaatcaaacaatcatgattacattgaaatttctttgaaattggatgtaaaatgatAAAGTTGTGACATTGTAAAATGAATCATTTCTGTCTGTCCAGACCACTAGCCTACATCACCCTGGCTGATCTAGTCCATCATGTCATGCAGCAGATACCATTGCAGCACTTGTCAATGGCAGTTTGTCTCTTCTCAAAGAATGTCTACAAAGAATCCTTCCCTTGTAGCATCCAAGAATTGTTTTTATCCTCCCAGACTGCTAGCATACAGCACACTGTCAGATCTAGTTCATCATGTCATGCAGCAGATACCATTGCAGCACTTGTCAATGGCAGTTCGTCTCTTCTCAAAGAATGTCTACAAAGAATCCTTCCTTTGTAGCATCCATGAATTGTTTCTTATCTTGCCAGACTGCGAGCCTACAGCACCCTGGCTGATCAAGTCCATCACGTCAGGCAGCAGTTACCATTACAGCATTTGTCCATAGCAGTTCATCTCTTCTCAACAAACGTCCACAATGAATCGCTACCTTGTAATATCCATCAATCATTTCTATTCTTACAGACCACTAGCCTACAGCACCCTGGCTGATCTAGTCCATCACGTCAGGCAGCAGTTACCATTACAGCATTTGTCCATGGCAGTTCATCTCTTCTCAAAGAACGTCCACGACGAATCCTTCCCTTGTAGCATCCATGAATTGTTTTTAATCCTCCCAGACTGCTAGCATACAGCACACTGTCAGATCTAGTACATCACGTCAGGCAGTAGTTACCATTACAGCACTTGTCCATAGCAGTTCATCTCTTCTCAAAGAACGTCTACAAAGAATCCTTCCTTTGTAGCATCCATGAATTGTTTCTTATCCTCCTAGACTGCTAGCATACAACACACTGTCAGATCTAGTTCATCACGTCAAGCAGTAGTTACCATTACAGCACTTGTCAATGGCAGTTCATCTCTTCTCAACAAACGTCCACAATGAATCGCTACCTTGTAATATCCATCAATCATTTCTATTCTTACAGACCACTAGCCTACAGCACCCTGGCTGATCTAGTCCATCACGTCAGGCAGCAGTTACCATTACAGCACTTGTCCATGGCAGTTCATCTCTTCTCAAAGAACGTCCACAATGAATCGCTACCTTGTAACCATCAATCATTTCTATTCTTACAGACCACTAGCCTACAGCACCCTGGCTGATCTAGTCCATCACGTCAGGCAGCAGTTACCATTACAGCATTTGTCCATGGCAGTTCATCTCTTCTCAAAGAACGTCCACGACGAATCGCTTCCTTGTAACATCCAGACGATGTCCTGTAAACTTCTCCTCAACCTGGTGGAGTGTATCAGACAGAAGAGTGAACAGGACGGTACTAACGTAAGTCCACTCAAGAATTTCTAAGTGACTCTTCTTCATAGATATTAAATTTCTTAAAACATATTCTTCCTGAATAAATTTTGGTTAGAAATTGAGAAAAACTTGTCAATTTCTTGTAAGAAGTAATggaaagtaatgaaaaaaaaggatcagTCTTAAACTTTGGATGTTTAGATGGTTAGGTTCAATCAAGACAATGATGTAATGCACTTATTGATTACCATACATTTtgttctatgttttctgttgccatataatttcatcattatcatggttATCCCAGGCATTTAATTTTGGGGGCCTTTAATCTGTCTGTCAGGCCTGCTTTTATTTCTCGCATTAGTTAATGAGCCGTTTGATATATCAAAGTTATACTTGGCTCAAATATGCATATAGGAGTGATGATGGTTTATTTACTTTTAGGGATATTAATATCTAAGTTCTGAGAGGTCATTATGTATCTTAAGATGTCCTGTTCTTGTAAAGGCAATGGTAAATAAATTGTGTAAAATCTGATTaaattttgaagtaaaatttgaatacttgagaaacaaaaacaattttgttCACCTGATGCTTACTCCTCCAAGCCTTACATTTTGAATCAAcacaatatttctatttttcatcCTGCTTTTTgagtatttatttcattcatgatcaTGCTCATTTTTGTTCATTCCatcaaaattttgcattttttgctAGACCaattttaacttttaaatcCGTGTTCAAGTGAAATTTTGTTATGCTTTATTGTTCcatgaaaacaaacaattcTTCTGTGATCTGTTGTGTGACATAATGAGCTTAAAATGGCTTTGCAGTGGTCGCGccatgaagtacatgtataattgaaCTTTGTTTAGAGTTTTGTTGGCAAAGAGTGCATAAAAATTGCTGAAAAACAAGGAAACTACCATTCATTGTGCTCCATAATTATGTCGGATATATACGCATtgtatgttatgtaatatttttcaaatgatgCACAGTTTAAGTCATTTTCATGGATGAATGATTTCAATATGAGTGGTAATCTTTGAGGAAGATTtggtgaatatatatattgatatatatattttgtatatgttGTAGCTTATAATTCAAAtggatagagaaaaaaaggaatataaagatttttaaatGAGTTTGTCattgtgaaaaaatattaagataTCTCTAACTGGATAATGCCATTCATTAAATGGTTCAAGGATACCCTCATTTAGTGAGTATTGTGGACCACAAAAGGAAAATTGTCTGGTAATTGAGTTCACTTGCACAGTTTGAAATTTTTGGAGCACACAGATAATTCTTTTGATGTGGATATTTCACTGCTTCCTCTTGACACCATaacatacttttaaaaagatttCTAACTCCTTATTTTAGTCCAagaatatggaaaatgtatGCTTTCCTTCTCGAATTTTTACTTTTGACACTTCAGCATTTCAGTGGCATGGAAATGGTTGAACTGGCACTTTCCATAGATCCATGGCCAATGTGCGTTACATCTTTATTGTGTGGATGCATCTTTTTTCGCTCAATGGAAATCATCGACCCATTTTCATAATGAGTTACAACTATTGTAACCTTGCCATTGTGGCAACTACAATGATAACAGGACTCTGAAGGCAATCATAAGCAAGGTTTACGTGGAAGTGACAATAATcgcaaagttacaatagttgtaagacagtaagggggtgttgcaagaaaatatttgcaatcaatcgcaaatattctgttacaATTTTACAGTTGATTGATTACTTTTAACTCTAGCAAATGGGATTACCCCCCTTGTTTCATGGTGCAGAATAGCAATCGatcgcaaatttgcaatcaactgcacggcatatgcttgatttcgggaaTGAAAACAgacttgcaatgccccataagTTTCTTGCATTGCCCCataagtctttatgaaatgagCCCCTTGAGCATTAACACATGCCTCCCAGTTGGCTCAAGTGCTGATTGTAGGTCAAATGTGAATTCCATTTAAGGGGATTGCCCAACTTACAATGTGTGGtgctacatgtaaatca includes these proteins:
- the LOC121426257 gene encoding transformation/transcription domain-associated protein-like isoform X2, producing MPVPTGSSDPTSVMNKYRNNVTVLADSRSTDETRLKAAQEISENFEVIISSSQYHSFLETAIPQFLRVLKDEKPQFIAESPLQHLRKLLLELLHRMPTNEQLRQFVRQILELMFTLLETENEENVLVCLKIIIELHKYYRPTMQPEVQHFLQFVKSVYKDIQVNIKTYFLDVIPGTPAPDPMNIQLFVDKAGFSCQTIITIQQADGQKVQQTILPKGVNSLKVLAEYPIIVVLMYQLYKQNVHNVVADFIPLVMNTIGLQPTQQARASPNFNKEMYVDFIAAQIKTLSFLAYIIKIYQDLVNSYAPQMVKGMLGLFGNCPSEVAHLRKELLIAARHILGTDLRNKFVPSIDKLFEEHVLVGSGWTSKESLRPLAYSTLADLVHHVRQQLPLQHLSMAVHLFSKNVHDESFPCSIHELFLILPDC
- the LOC121426257 gene encoding transformation/transcription domain-associated protein-like isoform X1: MPVPTGSSDPTSVMNKYRNNVTVLADSRSTDETRLKAAQEISENFEVIISSSQYHSFLETAIPQFLRVLKDEKPQFIAESPLQHLRKLLLELLHRMPTNEQLRQFVRQILELMFTLLETENEENVLVCLKIIIELHKYYRPTMQPEVQHFLQFVKSVYKDIQVNIKTYFLDVIPGTPAPDPMNIQLFVDKAGFSCQTIITIQQADGQKVQQTILPKGVNSLKVLAEYPIIVVLMYQLYKQNVHNVVADFIPLVMNTIGLQPTQQARASPNFNKEMYVDFIAAQIKTLSFLAYIIKIYQDLVNSYAPQMVKGMLGLFGNCPSEVAHLRKELLIAARHILGTDLRNKFVPSIDKLFEEHVLVGSGWTSKESLRPLAYITLADLVHHVMQQIPLQHLSMAVCLFSKNVYKESFPCSIQELFLSSQTASIQHTVRSSSSCHAADTIAALVNGSSSLLKECLQRILPL